Within Acidobacteriota bacterium, the genomic segment TTCGAGCAGCCCGCGCATGTGGCGAGCGCGCAATTTTCCCGCCGATGAACTGGCGGCCTTCGCGCGCTTCCGCACGCAGTTCAATTTGTATCCTCTCGTCGTTCACTGCAATTACCTGATTAACATGGCCTCGCCTGACCCCATCCTGCGCGAACGCTCACGCGAAGCCTTTGTCGGCGAGATTCAGCGCGCCGAAGCCATGCGCGCCAACTTTCTGGTGCTGCATCCCGGCAGTTTCCGCGAAGGCTCGCCCGAGCAGGGTATCCGCGATGTTACCGCCGCCATTCGCGCCGCGGTACGGCAGGCACCGCCGCAGCATACCACCATCCTGATTGAGAATATGTGTGGACAGGGCAGCGTGCTGGGCGGAACGTTTCAACAACTGGGCGACATGCTGGCGCTGCTGGAAGGGCTGCCCGTGGCCTCCTGTGTGGACACGGCCCATTGCTACGGCGCGGGCATGGACCTGTCGAGCGAGGCCGGGTTGAACGCGATGGTCGATCAGGTGGAGCGAACCGTGGGTTGGGAAAACGTTCCGGTGCTCCACGCCAACGATTCGCGTGCGCGGCTGGGATCGCACCTGGACCGGCACGAGCACATCGGGCGCGGCGGCATCGGCAGCGAAGGGTTTCGTCGCATCGTGAATCATCCGGCGCTACGCGGGAAGGCCTTCATCCTGGAAACACCCATTGAAGAAGACGGCGACGATCGGCGCAATCTGGAGATGCTCCGCGCGCTCCGCGCGGATTCGTCTTCAAAACCGGGCGGCAAATCGGGAGGCAAGCCGGGCGCCAAGCCACGAACGCGCCCGGCGGTCAAATCGCGCAGCGCGGCTAGCGCGACAAGCTCCGCAAAGGCCTCCGCAAAGTCTAAAAGCGCTCCGCGATCAAAAGTTAGGAAGGCAGCCAAGTGAGTATAGAGCCAGGCCGTAATTCAACCGCGAGTGGTCCCGCCACGAGCGACGCGAACGGGCCTATCAGTTATGACCACGCTACGGTAGAAAAGAAGTGGCAACAGCAGTGGCTGGAGCGCACGGACTGGAAAGTCTCGGTCGAGAGCGGCAAGCCGAAATATTACGTTCTGGAGATGCTGCCATACCCCTCCGGACGCCTGCACATGGGGCATATCCGCAATTACTCCATCGGCGACGCGCTGGCCCGCTACAAGCGCATGAAGGGTTTCAACGTTCTGCATCCCATGGGCTGGGATTCCTACGGCCTGCCCGCCGAAAACGCCGCCATCAAAAATAAAGTTCATCCCCGTCAGTGGACGCGCGACAACATCTTTTACATGAAGGGCCAGATGCAGCGCTTCGGCTTCAGCTATGACTGGTCGAAGGAAATCTCCACCTGCGAGCCGGAGTACTATCGCTGGAATCAGTGGTTCTTCCTGAAGATGCTGGAGAAGGGCATCGCCTATCGCCGCAACTCCAAAGTGAACTGGTGTCCGGACTGCGCCACGGTGCTGGCCAATGAGCAGGTGGTGGACGGCTGCTGCTGGCGCCACGAAACCACGCCGGTGCTGATGAAGGAACTGGAACAGTGGTTCTACCGCGTATCGCAATACGCCGATGCGTTGCTGGAGGACATGGGCAAGCTCGAGAACTGGCCCGACCGCGTGCTGGCCATGCAGCGCAACTGGATCGGCAAATCGGTGGGCGCGCGCGTGGACTTCAAAGTGGCCGACCTCGGCGACACCATCACCGTCTTCACCACGCGCGTCGATACCATCTACGGAGCCAACGCGGTGATCATCGCCGCCGAGCATCCGCTGGTTGAAAAGCTGGTCGAGGGCGTTCCCGGCCAGGCCAGCACGTACGAAAAAATTAAAGTCATGCGCGCCAAGCGAGCTGCCGCAGGCGTCGGAGATACCGCCAAGGACGGCATCTTCCTGGGCCGCTTCGCCGTGAATCCCTACAACGGCGAGCAGGTGCCCATCTGGGTGGGCAACTTCGTACTGATGGAGTACGGCACCGGCGCGATCATGTCCGTGCCGGCGCACGATGAGCGCGATTTCGAGTTCGCGCAGAAATATCGCCTGCCCGTGAAAGTTGTGGTGCGGCCCGAGCGCGGCGTCGTCGAGGCGCTGGTGGGCCGCAAGGTGGAAGAGGCATTCACCGACGACGGCGTGCTGCTGAACTCCGGGGCGTTCAACGGACTGGGGTCGGTGGAAGCGCGCGCGAAGATGATCGCGCACGCCGTCGAGAAGGGCTTTGGCAAGGGCGAGACCAGCTATCGCATCAAGGACTGGGGCATCTCGCGACAGCGCTACTGGGGCACGCCCATCCCGGTGGTTTACTGCGCCAAGTGCGGCATGGTTCCCGTGCCGGAAGCGAAGCTGCCGGTGGTGCTCCCCGAGAATGTCCAGATCACCGGACAGGGACGGTCGCCGCTGTGCGAGGTTCCCGAGTTCCTGAACACGTCGTGCCCCAAGTGCGCCGGGCCTGCACAGCGCGAGACGGATACCATGGACACTTTCGTCGATTCGTCCTGGTACTTTTATCGCTACACCAATCCGGCCGAGACCTCCGCGCCGGTGGACACCAAGGCGGTGGATTACTGGTTCCCGATTGACCAATACATTGGCGGCATCGAGCACGCCATCCTGCACCTGATCTATTCGCGCTTCTACGCCAAGGTCATGCGCGATCTGGGGCTAACCAAGGCGGACGAGCCCGCCGCGCGTTTGTTCACGCAGGGCATGGTCATCAAGGACGGCGCCAAGATGTCCAAGTCCAAGGGCAACGTGGTGGACCCGGACGAGATGGTGGCGCGCTACGGTGCCGACACCACGCGCATGTACGTGCTCTTCGCCGCGCCGCCGGAGAAAGACCTCGAATGGAACGAGTCCGGCGTCGAGGGCATCTACCGCTTCGTCAGCCGCGTGTACCGCCTGGTGGCGAAATATGCTCCCGAGCTGAAAAATGTTTCCGCCGTCAAGGGCGCTCCGGTAACCGCGGAAGACCGCAAACTGCTGCGCAAGCTGCATCAGACCATCCGCCGCTTATCCAACGATTTCGAGGGCCGCTGGCATTTCAACACGGATATCTCCGCGCTGATGGAACTGGTCAACATGATCTACAGCATGGAGGATCAGATATCGCCCTCCACCATGCGCGAAACGCTGGAGGGACTGGCGCAGTTGCT encodes:
- a CDS encoding deoxyribonuclease IV; its protein translation is MTTNNDGNSGNNANNRGDNKNRSEGEGSPTWRVGAHTSIAGSLGHAAEHAHQIGGNSLQIFSSSPRMWRARNFPADELAAFARFRTQFNLYPLVVHCNYLINMASPDPILRERSREAFVGEIQRAEAMRANFLVLHPGSFREGSPEQGIRDVTAAIRAAVRQAPPQHTTILIENMCGQGSVLGGTFQQLGDMLALLEGLPVASCVDTAHCYGAGMDLSSEAGLNAMVDQVERTVGWENVPVLHANDSRARLGSHLDRHEHIGRGGIGSEGFRRIVNHPALRGKAFILETPIEEDGDDRRNLEMLRALRADSSSKPGGKSGGKPGAKPRTRPAVKSRSAASATSSAKASAKSKSAPRSKVRKAAK
- a CDS encoding leucine--tRNA ligase is translated as MSYDHATVEKKWQQQWLERTDWKVSVESGKPKYYVLEMLPYPSGRLHMGHIRNYSIGDALARYKRMKGFNVLHPMGWDSYGLPAENAAIKNKVHPRQWTRDNIFYMKGQMQRFGFSYDWSKEISTCEPEYYRWNQWFFLKMLEKGIAYRRNSKVNWCPDCATVLANEQVVDGCCWRHETTPVLMKELEQWFYRVSQYADALLEDMGKLENWPDRVLAMQRNWIGKSVGARVDFKVADLGDTITVFTTRVDTIYGANAVIIAAEHPLVEKLVEGVPGQASTYEKIKVMRAKRAAAGVGDTAKDGIFLGRFAVNPYNGEQVPIWVGNFVLMEYGTGAIMSVPAHDERDFEFAQKYRLPVKVVVRPERGVVEALVGRKVEEAFTDDGVLLNSGAFNGLGSVEARAKMIAHAVEKGFGKGETSYRIKDWGISRQRYWGTPIPVVYCAKCGMVPVPEAKLPVVLPENVQITGQGRSPLCEVPEFLNTSCPKCAGPAQRETDTMDTFVDSSWYFYRYTNPAETSAPVDTKAVDYWFPIDQYIGGIEHAILHLIYSRFYAKVMRDLGLTKADEPAARLFTQGMVIKDGAKMSKSKGNVVDPDEMVARYGADTTRMYVLFAAPPEKDLEWNESGVEGIYRFVSRVYRLVAKYAPELKNVSAVKGAPVTAEDRKLLRKLHQTIRRLSNDFEGRWHFNTDISALMELVNMIYSMEDQISPSTMRETLEGLAQLLSPFAPYLAQELWTELGHALDLLHVAWPAYDEALAKEEEREIPVQVNGRLRRKILVRDDIPQEELEEAALNDPRIKALLAGAKSVKVIVVPNKLVNIVIS